From Bacteroidales bacterium, one genomic window encodes:
- the ssb gene encoding single-stranded DNA-binding protein, producing the protein MSLNKVFLLGRVGKDPDIRHFETNSVANFPLATNERYRDKTGTLQERTDWHNIVVGGKLAKVVEDYVKKGTQIMIEGKIRTRKYESQGQDRYITEIITERFELLGRPQGGDNRTQQGLQDSADSFSSDETVDNGDIGDDLPF; encoded by the coding sequence ATGTCATTAAACAAAGTATTTTTATTAGGACGAGTAGGTAAAGACCCTGATATCAGACACTTCGAGACTAACAGCGTAGCTAATTTCCCTTTAGCGACCAACGAAAGATATAGAGATAAAACAGGCACACTACAAGAGAGAACCGATTGGCATAACATAGTAGTAGGCGGCAAGTTGGCTAAAGTTGTAGAGGATTATGTTAAAAAAGGAACCCAAATTATGATTGAAGGGAAAATTCGTACCCGTAAGTATGAATCGCAAGGTCAAGACAGATACATTACCGAAATCATAACAGAAAGATTCGAATTGTTAGGTCGTCCACAAGGAGGAGACAACAGAACGCAACAAGGACTTCAAGATTCTGCAGATTCTTTTAGTTCTGATGAAACTGTTGATAATGGAGATATAGGAGACGATCTTCCGTTCTAA